A region from the Mucilaginibacter sp. CSA2-8R genome encodes:
- the dnaE gene encoding DNA polymerase III subunit alpha gives MPDFSHLHVHTQFSLLDGAADISKLYKKAAADGMKALAITDHGNMFGVFKFVAEAAKHGVKPIVGCEFYVVEDRHKKQFTKEKRDVRHHQLFLAKNAEGYRNLIKLCSLGYMEGLYSKWPRIDKELILKYHKGLIATTCCIGASVPQAILKKSEEEAEQEFKWWLDLFGEDYYIEVQRHEIPEQEIINNTLLKFAKKHQVKIICSNDSHYVDQQDANAHDILLCVNTGDMQSTPIATDDEGGKGYRFGFPNDQFYFKTQAEMGQLFHDLPESLDNTNEIVDKVDVLKLKRDIMLPNFPIPPEFQIHQGAESDVLNQWEYLKHLTYTGARERYQEITPDVEERINFELFTIKTMGFAGYFLIVADFIKEGRNMGVFIGPGRGSAAGSAVAYCIGITNIDPIKYNLLFERFLNPDRKSMPDIDTDFDDSGRQRVIDYVVEKYGKNQVAQIITYGSMAARTSIQDVGRVLDMPLSEVNAMKKLVPDTLGITLKAAIEQVPELQAIKSGTDLKATVLREAEKLEGSVRNTGVHAAGIIIAPDDLTNIVPVATAKDSDLLVTQYDGRVIEDAGVIKMDFLGLKTLTIIKDALRLIKQNHDKDIDIDYIPLDDQKTYELYQRGDTNGTFQFESDGMQMYLRDLKPDRFEDLIAMNALYRPGPIEYIPNFIKRKHGLEPVAFDLPDMEEYLGETYGITVYQEQVMLLSQKLAGFSKGDADVLRKAMGKKQIEILNKMEKQFMDGATAKGHPKDKLTKVWTDWKAFAQYAFNKSHSTCYAFVAYQTAFLKAHYPSEYMAAVLNNQNSIEKISFFMEETRRMGINVLGPDVNESDLAFAVNKKGDVRFGLTGVKGVGEKAIESIIDERNQNGPYKSMFDFAQRSNTRNVNKKAYENLVYSGAFDSFGLCRAQFFAKTENGLLTGVERLIKYSNDYQNTKTSSQSSLFGGTVEAYIPEPAMPDCDEWPLIEKLKYEKDVIGIYLTGHPLDNYKLELEKYCQNKVSDLKVLVAMRNGEAPPETMERFAVLRRMGELSIGGLMANVQHKMTKTGKPFGTFVIEDYFDSYEFALFGDDYIKFRNLLGDGYFVQLKGTVEEKYRQKDNWDMRLAAINLLSEMRDKMTKSLTVCLHLHSLTDQMVSRLEQMVEVNSQKYDVKNCTLRFMVKDSEDTLFIDLFSKTCKVNPSDDLLEGIYGLTNVQPLLK, from the coding sequence ATGCCCGATTTTTCTCATTTACACGTACATACCCAGTTTTCATTATTAGACGGTGCTGCCGACATCTCCAAGCTGTATAAAAAGGCAGCTGCCGATGGCATGAAAGCGCTGGCCATTACCGACCATGGCAACATGTTCGGAGTGTTTAAGTTTGTAGCTGAGGCTGCTAAGCACGGAGTAAAGCCGATAGTGGGCTGCGAGTTTTATGTGGTAGAAGACCGTCATAAAAAGCAGTTTACCAAAGAAAAGAGAGATGTTAGGCATCACCAGTTGTTTTTGGCTAAAAATGCCGAAGGCTACCGTAACCTCATTAAGCTTTGCTCATTGGGGTACATGGAGGGCCTGTACAGTAAATGGCCGCGTATTGATAAAGAACTGATTTTAAAATATCATAAAGGTCTTATAGCTACTACCTGTTGTATTGGTGCTTCGGTTCCGCAGGCTATTTTAAAAAAATCTGAAGAAGAAGCTGAGCAGGAATTTAAATGGTGGCTGGATTTATTTGGCGAAGACTACTATATAGAGGTACAGCGCCACGAAATACCTGAGCAGGAAATTATTAACAATACGCTGCTTAAGTTTGCCAAAAAGCATCAGGTAAAAATCATATGCTCAAACGATTCGCATTACGTTGACCAGCAGGATGCCAACGCACACGATATTTTATTATGTGTAAATACCGGCGATATGCAGAGCACCCCTATTGCAACCGATGATGAAGGCGGGAAGGGCTATCGTTTTGGTTTCCCGAACGACCAATTTTATTTTAAAACGCAGGCCGAAATGGGGCAGTTGTTCCATGACCTGCCCGAATCATTAGATAACACCAACGAGATTGTTGACAAGGTAGACGTATTGAAGTTAAAGCGCGACATTATGTTGCCCAACTTTCCGATACCGCCTGAGTTTCAGATACACCAGGGAGCCGAGTCTGATGTGCTTAACCAGTGGGAATATTTAAAGCACCTCACTTATACTGGCGCCCGCGAGCGCTATCAGGAAATTACCCCTGATGTGGAAGAGCGGATCAATTTTGAGCTGTTCACCATCAAAACTATGGGTTTTGCCGGGTACTTTCTCATCGTGGCCGACTTTATTAAAGAAGGCAGGAACATGGGGGTGTTTATCGGCCCGGGCCGTGGTTCGGCGGCTGGTTCGGCGGTGGCTTATTGTATTGGTATTACCAACATCGACCCTATTAAGTATAACCTGTTGTTCGAGAGGTTTTTGAACCCCGACCGTAAGTCGATGCCCGATATTGATACCGACTTTGACGACTCCGGCCGTCAGCGGGTAATTGATTACGTGGTCGAAAAATATGGTAAAAACCAGGTAGCCCAAATTATTACCTACGGCTCGATGGCGGCCCGTACCAGCATACAGGATGTGGGCCGGGTACTGGATATGCCTTTAAGCGAGGTAAACGCCATGAAAAAGCTTGTGCCCGATACTTTGGGTATCACCTTAAAAGCGGCCATTGAGCAGGTGCCCGAGTTGCAAGCTATTAAAAGCGGGACCGATTTGAAGGCTACCGTGCTTCGCGAGGCAGAAAAGCTGGAAGGCTCGGTGCGAAACACCGGTGTGCATGCAGCAGGTATAATCATTGCACCGGATGATTTAACCAACATTGTACCGGTTGCTACGGCAAAAGACTCGGACCTGTTGGTAACGCAGTACGACGGCCGTGTAATTGAGGACGCCGGTGTAATTAAGATGGACTTTTTAGGTTTAAAAACCTTAACCATTATCAAGGATGCCCTGCGCCTCATCAAGCAAAACCACGATAAGGATATCGATATAGATTACATACCGCTCGACGATCAAAAAACGTACGAGCTGTACCAGCGCGGCGATACCAACGGGACGTTCCAGTTTGAAAGTGACGGTATGCAAATGTACCTGCGCGATTTGAAGCCCGATAGGTTTGAGGATCTAATCGCCATGAACGCCCTGTACCGTCCGGGGCCTATTGAGTATATCCCAAACTTTATTAAACGTAAACATGGTTTAGAGCCTGTAGCGTTCGATTTGCCCGATATGGAAGAATATCTGGGCGAAACTTACGGTATTACGGTATACCAGGAGCAGGTGATGCTTTTATCGCAAAAATTGGCGGGCTTTAGTAAGGGCGATGCCGACGTTTTGCGAAAGGCCATGGGCAAAAAGCAGATCGAGATCCTGAACAAAATGGAGAAACAGTTTATGGATGGGGCAACCGCCAAAGGGCACCCCAAAGATAAACTGACCAAGGTATGGACCGACTGGAAAGCATTTGCGCAGTATGCATTTAATAAATCGCACTCTACGTGTTACGCTTTCGTTGCTTACCAAACCGCTTTCTTAAAAGCGCACTATCCGTCAGAATATATGGCGGCGGTTTTAAACAACCAGAACAGCATCGAGAAGATTTCATTCTTTATGGAAGAAACCCGGCGGATGGGCATCAATGTGTTGGGGCCAGACGTAAACGAGTCGGATCTGGCCTTTGCGGTAAACAAAAAAGGCGATGTTCGTTTTGGCTTAACCGGTGTTAAAGGCGTGGGCGAAAAGGCTATTGAAAGTATTATTGACGAGCGTAATCAAAACGGCCCTTACAAATCGATGTTTGATTTTGCACAGCGCAGTAATACCCGCAACGTTAACAAAAAAGCGTACGAAAACCTCGTTTACAGCGGTGCCTTTGATAGTTTCGGTTTGTGCAGGGCACAGTTTTTTGCCAAAACCGAAAACGGCCTGCTTACCGGCGTAGAGCGTTTAATTAAATACTCTAACGATTACCAGAACACTAAAACCAGTTCGCAGTCGTCCTTATTCGGTGGCACCGTCGAGGCTTACATACCGGAACCTGCCATGCCCGATTGTGATGAGTGGCCGCTGATTGAAAAGCTGAAATACGAAAAGGATGTTATTGGTATTTATCTAACCGGTCATCCGCTGGATAATTACAAGCTCGAGCTCGAAAAATACTGCCAGAATAAAGTATCAGATTTAAAAGTGCTGGTAGCCATGCGTAACGGTGAGGCACCGCCAGAAACGATGGAACGTTTTGCGGTATTGCGTCGTATGGGCGAGTTAAGTATTGGTGGTTTGATGGCTAACGTACAGCACAAAATGACCAAAACCGGTAAGCCGTTCGGTACCTTTGTTATTGAAGATTATTTTGACAGTTACGAATTTGCCTTGTTTGGTGATGATTATATTAAGTTCCGTAATTTGTTAGGCGATGGTTATTTTGTTCAGCTTAAAGGCACGGTCGAAGAAAAGTATCGTCAGAAAGACAATTGGGATATGCGCCTTGCAGCTATTAACCTGCTGTCGGAGATGCGCGATAAAATGACTAAATCGCTTACGGTGTGTTTGCATCTGCACAGCCTAACCGATCAAATGGTGAGCCGCCTGGAGCAGATGGTGGAAGTGAACAGTCAGAAATACGACGTTAAAAATTGTACCCTGCGCTTTATGGTTAAAGATAGTGAGGATACCTTATTTATCGACCTGTTTTCGAAAACCTGCAAGGTAAACCCAAGCGACGATTTGCTGGAAGGTATTTATGGCCTAACCAACGTACAACCGCTTCTAAAATAA
- a CDS encoding DUF1800 domain-containing protein: MKIRLKQWAVAASVAGAGLLSAAFYNMPVSYKGVQKFPYRVAGLTERQAAAHLLSRFTYGATPGQVDAVVKEGLEKWFAQQLEARQSDDSLTQILNHFDAITFTNAQLVAKYPRPGQLTKMAIRDGVVNKDSIKTDRKEYRSVLLSYMQQNGMAPEQELFRQFINQKVLRAAYSNNQLQEVLTDFWFNHFNVSITKNQCAVFIPAYERDVIRPNVFGKFDKLLLATAKSPAMLVYLDNFSSVGNDGGNARQPINNNRTAFNALMPAMGNDTVMMAKVQKARKAQGVNENYAREVMELHTLGVDGGYTQQDVTQAAKVLTGWTLYPMGDEGYGGGIKKQLDRIGEDKLAQRGFVHEGDFLFTPNRHDKGEKTVLGKHFGPDGGCQEGLDLLEMLAHHQSTAKFISRKLAVRFVSDNPAQTLVDKMAKTFTDKDGDIKAVLLTMVSSPEFWSANAVREKTKSPFELAIGAVRSLQAEIRQPYQLYTWVNKMGEKKYYYQAPTGFPDKGQYWINTGSLLNRMNFGLALASSRIPGVKVDLAALNNHHEPESAQAALLTYSKLIMPERNLTETVKRLTPMLNDPQLISKIEAASAKIKPAGNAALSERTMMGGPDTTSADKPSKGKNVLAMQGNSTNSAMLSQVVGVIIGSPEYQRR, encoded by the coding sequence ATGAAAATCCGGTTAAAACAATGGGCTGTTGCTGCCTCTGTTGCGGGCGCAGGCTTGTTATCTGCAGCATTCTACAATATGCCCGTTAGCTACAAAGGCGTTCAAAAGTTTCCGTACCGGGTAGCAGGTTTAACTGAGCGGCAGGCGGCTGCGCATTTGCTTAGCCGTTTTACCTATGGTGCCACACCTGGACAGGTCGATGCCGTAGTTAAAGAAGGATTGGAAAAATGGTTTGCCCAGCAGTTGGAAGCCAGACAGTCCGACGATTCGCTTACTCAGATACTTAATCATTTTGATGCCATTACCTTCACTAATGCGCAGCTGGTAGCTAAATACCCTCGCCCGGGGCAGCTAACTAAAATGGCCATACGCGATGGGGTGGTAAACAAGGATTCTATCAAAACCGACCGGAAAGAATATCGTAGTGTGTTGCTCAGTTACATGCAGCAAAACGGTATGGCTCCAGAGCAGGAGCTGTTCCGGCAGTTCATTAACCAAAAGGTTTTACGGGCAGCTTACAGCAACAACCAGTTGCAGGAGGTACTAACCGATTTTTGGTTCAATCATTTCAACGTATCCATTACCAAAAACCAATGTGCCGTATTTATCCCGGCTTACGAGCGCGATGTAATTAGGCCTAATGTGTTCGGTAAATTTGATAAACTGTTGCTGGCTACGGCTAAATCGCCGGCCATGCTGGTTTACCTTGATAATTTTTCGAGCGTAGGCAACGATGGTGGCAATGCCCGTCAGCCCATTAATAATAATCGTACTGCATTTAATGCATTGATGCCTGCCATGGGTAATGATACCGTTATGATGGCTAAGGTACAGAAAGCCAGAAAGGCGCAGGGGGTAAACGAAAACTATGCCCGCGAGGTGATGGAACTGCACACTTTAGGTGTTGATGGCGGCTATACCCAGCAAGACGTTACCCAGGCTGCCAAAGTACTTACCGGCTGGACTTTATACCCGATGGGAGATGAAGGCTATGGCGGTGGTATAAAAAAACAATTAGACCGTATAGGCGAAGATAAATTGGCTCAGCGCGGTTTTGTGCACGAAGGTGATTTTTTATTTACGCCAAACCGCCACGATAAAGGCGAAAAAACAGTATTAGGCAAGCATTTTGGTCCCGATGGTGGTTGCCAGGAAGGCCTGGATTTGCTGGAGATGCTGGCCCATCACCAGTCTACCGCCAAGTTTATCAGTCGTAAACTGGCAGTGCGCTTTGTAAGTGATAACCCCGCACAAACGCTGGTAGATAAAATGGCCAAAACCTTTACCGATAAAGACGGCGACATTAAAGCTGTATTGTTAACCATGGTATCGTCGCCCGAATTTTGGAGTGCCAATGCCGTGCGCGAAAAAACAAAGTCGCCTTTCGAGCTGGCTATTGGCGCTGTGCGCAGCTTGCAAGCCGAAATCAGGCAGCCCTACCAGTTATACACCTGGGTTAACAAAATGGGCGAGAAAAAATATTATTACCAGGCGCCTACCGGTTTTCCCGACAAAGGTCAATACTGGATCAATACCGGCTCATTGCTTAACCGCATGAATTTCGGTTTAGCCCTGGCCTCCAGCCGCATACCGGGTGTAAAGGTTGATTTGGCGGCGCTGAATAATCATCATGAGCCCGAAAGTGCGCAAGCTGCATTGCTGACTTACAGCAAGCTGATTATGCCCGAGCGTAATTTGACTGAAACTGTAAAGCGCCTCACCCCAATGCTTAATGATCCGCAACTGATCAGTAAAATTGAGGCTGCAAGCGCAAAAATAAAGCCTGCCGGCAACGCTGCACTATCAGAACGTACCATGATGGGTGGGCCTGACACTACCAGTGCAGACAAGCCATCAAAAGGGAAAAATGTGCTGGCCATGCAGGGTAATAGTACAAACAGTGCTATGCTGTCGCAGGTGGTGGGGGTAATTATAGGTTCTCCGGAGTATCAGCGTCGTTAA
- a CDS encoding VOC family protein, translated as MNQLTPFHVAVPVYDLQEARNFYRNILGCTEGRSSDHWADFNLYGHQFVIHLKPKPVGYTGPHQSAVDGHEVPVPHYGVVLEWEAWHQLVNRLKSLRVKFLIEPGIRFEGQVGEQATLFFLDPSGNALEFKAFKNMDQLFAV; from the coding sequence ATGAATCAATTAACTCCGTTCCATGTTGCCGTTCCTGTTTATGATCTACAGGAAGCGCGTAACTTTTACCGCAATATTTTAGGCTGTACCGAAGGCCGCAGCTCCGACCATTGGGCCGATTTTAACCTATACGGGCACCAGTTTGTCATCCATCTTAAACCTAAGCCTGTAGGTTACACTGGGCCGCATCAAAGTGCAGTTGACGGCCACGAAGTGCCGGTGCCGCATTATGGTGTAGTGCTTGAATGGGAAGCCTGGCATCAATTGGTAAACCGGCTAAAAAGTCTCCGCGTGAAATTTTTGATTGAACCGGGTATTCGGTTTGAAGGCCAGGTGGGCGAACAGGCTACCCTCTTTTTTCTTGATCCGTCGGGCAACGCGCTTGAGTTTAAGGCTTTCAAAAATATGGACCAGTTATTTGCCGTTTAG
- a CDS encoding translocation/assembly module TamB domain-containing protein: MEKFGRIALKTILWIVASVIFLVLLVFVLIQVPAVQQFAKNKAVNFLEGKIHTKVEIGHITLGLPKLLVLEDVYFEDQKRDTLIAGDKLKVDISLLKLLDKKVEINEINLQGITAKINRGSDSTFNFDYIIKAFAGEQKKEPKPEDTTSTMKFSIDKVILDRIKLAYKDATTGNDVRFWLGHFDTRIKTFDLDSMRFAIPKITVSDVNTRIIQTPVGSSIAQTNAVDTATTPLNLKLDLGTIDLAKIKVDYRTNEMSTVTTLGKLLVEMDKIDLKNQRIGVKNITLNDTKAHLRLAKPQSVVKAVQKGAKKLDTLVTAPKSTMPWRANISQISLSNNDIRFDNDAMPALRRGIDFNHMDIKNLNTDITNLNYTTDTISGKVNEFTMSDKSGFNLKEFRTEFMYGPKSAYLKDLYVATPQTILQRNLEVSYPSIESLSKDISQLSINANLDGSRLGLRDVLLLMPTMASMEPFKSTPNAVLRINGRVMGKVNDLRIPNFELSGLSNTHIKTSGIVRGMPDIDKAYFDVNVADFTTTRNDIYRLAPRGTIPPSVSIPERMSLQGKLKGSMANLATQMNLRSSYGNLDLTANVKNATNINKIVYSAKVRANNLNAGALIKQPQTVGRLTLTSNIEGSGADPKHLNVKFDANVVSAQIQGYTYRNLIAKGSARNGSYVANARMRDPNLNFNLNAVANLNKKYPSVKATALIDSINLKKLGFVKDDMHFHGKIVADLPTADPDFLNGSVLLTDMLVVNKGQRIQLDTVSLVSTANADSSSLRLNTPFLSAHLGGKYKLTQIGTALQDNINKYFNTALAAAPAVQRKAAKAPPYTPQQFNFDLRIVKTPLVTQFVPDLKQLDPVLINGRFDSQSGLLLVNGDMPRIVYGTNVISNGKLNINTSNALNYSLTFDQIQVGSSLKLLYPSLTGNAQNDKLNLSLQVRDAAKKERYRIAGVFSVLPNEYQFSFLQNGLLLDYMAWAVNPNNALQFGSKGILARDFAITNNNQVLSVNSNPQQLNAPLTVQFNNFRIETLTRLAQQDTLLVGGTINGSAVASNLQASPVIVADMNVGNFSFRGDTVGNIAVKVNNQTANAYAANVSITGKGNQVDLKGLYYTGGANPGTMDMNLDIVNLSMKSIEGFSFGNIRRATGNITGGLKITGTTSAPNVRGDVKFNRVGFNVSMLNSYFTMPNESISFNNEGIRFNDFTLVDSTGNKAVVTGAVYTKTYTDFSFGIDMRMDNFRAVNSTRADNKLFYGQLYVDSRVKIRGDMSKPIVDASLTVNDKTDMTFVLPTTDPSIEDRKGVVEFVSKEPNLDSILVAKQLDSLRKSEVTGLDLNATLKVSKNANFNIVIDDRNGDVVHIKGDAQLSAGIDPSGKINLTGTYVVDQGSYQLSYGPVSRLFRFKRGSSIVWNGDPTNATVDLTAIYVANVPPIDLVEDYSSGTDAASTVYKQRLPFNVNLNMKDQLLTPKISFDIVLPDSNYTVPQTVVDAVNTRLTQIRRDPNEMNKQVLGVLVLGHFVGDNPFESQGGSGGVEGTIRNSVSSLLSSQLNKLAGNMIAGFDLNFDLQSGQDYSTGVEQNRTDLNVGLSKRFLNDRLTVTVGNNFQLEGRQQPGQRSSTIAGNVSVNYRLTKDGRYMLRAYRRDQYMVIQGQVIETGVGFTLNVDYNRFKEIFSKNNREEKAALRQKKREEKEQKEQQQQKEKELQPADQPKQTTDSTKRTDD; this comes from the coding sequence TTGGAAAAATTTGGACGTATAGCTTTAAAAACCATACTTTGGATAGTTGCGAGTGTCATTTTTTTGGTGTTGCTTGTATTTGTTTTAATACAGGTACCCGCCGTACAGCAATTTGCCAAAAACAAAGCTGTTAATTTTCTGGAGGGAAAAATACACACCAAAGTTGAAATCGGCCATATTACTCTAGGCCTGCCTAAACTGCTTGTTTTAGAAGATGTTTACTTTGAAGATCAAAAACGCGACACCCTGATTGCCGGCGATAAATTAAAGGTAGACATCAGCCTGCTTAAACTGCTCGACAAAAAAGTTGAGATCAATGAGATTAATTTGCAAGGTATCACGGCCAAAATAAATCGTGGCTCTGATAGTACTTTTAACTTCGACTATATTATAAAGGCTTTTGCAGGTGAGCAAAAAAAGGAGCCTAAACCCGAGGATACCACCTCGACCATGAAGTTTTCGATAGATAAGGTCATTCTGGATCGCATTAAGTTAGCCTACAAGGACGCAACTACCGGCAACGATGTGCGCTTCTGGCTCGGCCATTTTGATACCCGTATTAAAACATTTGATTTGGATAGTATGCGGTTCGCTATCCCTAAAATTACAGTATCTGATGTAAATACACGCATTATCCAGACACCTGTAGGGTCGAGCATTGCACAAACCAATGCGGTTGATACGGCTACTACCCCACTTAACCTCAAACTGGATTTAGGTACCATTGATTTAGCCAAGATAAAGGTAGACTATCGCACCAACGAGATGTCGACCGTTACCACCCTGGGCAAATTGCTGGTGGAGATGGATAAGATAGACTTAAAGAACCAGCGTATAGGCGTAAAGAATATTACCCTAAACGACACCAAAGCTCATTTACGTCTGGCTAAGCCGCAATCTGTTGTTAAAGCAGTGCAGAAAGGCGCCAAAAAACTCGATACCCTGGTAACGGCGCCAAAAAGCACCATGCCATGGCGGGCCAATATCAGTCAGATCAGTTTATCTAATAACGACATCAGGTTTGATAATGATGCCATGCCGGCACTGCGCAGAGGCATTGATTTTAACCACATGGACATTAAAAACCTGAATACTGATATCACTAACCTAAATTATACTACCGACACCATCTCGGGTAAGGTAAATGAATTTACGATGAGTGATAAGAGCGGGTTTAACTTAAAAGAGTTCCGTACTGAGTTTATGTACGGGCCTAAGAGTGCTTACCTGAAAGATTTATATGTTGCTACACCGCAAACTATTTTGCAGCGTAATTTAGAAGTATCGTACCCAAGCATTGAAAGCTTGAGTAAAGACATCAGCCAGTTAAGCATTAATGCCAATTTGGATGGAAGCCGCCTGGGTTTACGTGATGTATTGCTGCTAATGCCTACCATGGCCAGCATGGAACCATTTAAAAGTACGCCTAATGCCGTGCTGCGCATCAATGGCCGGGTGATGGGCAAGGTAAATGATTTGCGCATTCCTAACTTTGAACTGTCAGGGTTATCTAATACTCATATTAAAACTTCGGGCATTGTGCGGGGCATGCCTGATATTGATAAGGCCTACTTTGATGTAAACGTGGCCGATTTTACCACCACCCGTAATGACATTTACCGGCTGGCTCCACGCGGAACCATTCCGCCAAGCGTAAGCATACCCGAACGAATGAGCTTACAGGGTAAACTTAAAGGCAGCATGGCCAACCTGGCTACGCAAATGAATTTGCGCTCGAGCTATGGCAATTTAGATTTAACAGCCAATGTTAAAAATGCAACTAATATTAACAAGATTGTTTACTCGGCCAAAGTGCGGGCTAACAACCTGAATGCCGGTGCATTAATCAAACAGCCGCAGACCGTTGGCCGCTTAACACTCACCTCGAATATTGAAGGTTCGGGTGCCGACCCCAAGCATCTCAATGTTAAATTTGATGCTAACGTAGTAAGCGCGCAAATTCAAGGTTACACCTACCGCAACCTCATTGCTAAAGGTAGTGCCCGTAACGGCAGTTATGTAGCTAATGCCCGCATGCGCGACCCTAACCTCAATTTTAATTTAAATGCAGTAGCTAACCTGAACAAAAAGTATCCGTCGGTAAAAGCCACCGCACTGATTGACAGCATTAATTTGAAGAAGCTTGGCTTTGTAAAAGACGATATGCACTTTCATGGTAAGATAGTAGCTGACTTGCCTACCGCAGATCCCGACTTTTTAAATGGTAGTGTATTGCTTACCGACATGCTGGTAGTTAACAAAGGTCAACGCATTCAGCTAGATACCGTTAGCCTGGTATCAACTGCTAACGCCGATAGCAGCAGCTTGCGTTTAAATACACCTTTTTTAAGTGCACACTTGGGTGGTAAGTATAAACTTACCCAAATAGGCACTGCTTTGCAGGATAATATTAACAAGTACTTTAATACTGCACTTGCGGCCGCACCGGCTGTTCAGCGTAAAGCTGCCAAAGCGCCGCCGTATACACCGCAGCAATTTAACTTTGACCTGCGTATTGTTAAAACGCCATTGGTAACGCAGTTTGTACCCGATTTGAAGCAGCTTGACCCGGTATTAATTAACGGTAGGTTTGACAGCCAAAGTGGCCTGTTACTGGTTAATGGCGACATGCCTCGCATTGTGTATGGCACCAACGTTATTAGTAACGGCAAACTCAACATCAACACCAGCAATGCGCTTAATTATAGCCTTACCTTTGACCAGATACAGGTAGGCTCAAGCTTAAAATTGCTTTATCCAAGTTTAACCGGCAATGCCCAAAACGACAAGCTCAACTTAAGCCTGCAAGTACGCGATGCGGCAAAAAAAGAGCGTTACCGCATTGCAGGCGTGTTTAGCGTATTGCCTAATGAGTACCAGTTTAGCTTTTTGCAAAACGGCTTACTGCTTGATTATATGGCCTGGGCCGTTAACCCTAACAACGCATTGCAGTTTGGAAGCAAAGGCATACTGGCCCGCGATTTTGCCATCACCAACAACAACCAGGTGCTTAGTGTTAACAGCAATCCGCAACAACTCAACGCGCCATTAACAGTACAGTTTAACAACTTCCGTATAGAAACGCTTACCCGTTTGGCCCAGCAGGATACTTTACTGGTGGGCGGTACCATCAACGGTAGCGCGGTAGCCAGCAACTTACAAGCTTCACCCGTTATTGTAGCCGATATGAACGTTGGCAACTTCAGTTTTAGAGGGGATACGGTAGGCAATATTGCTGTTAAAGTAAATAACCAGACCGCCAATGCTTATGCAGCCAATGTAAGCATCACCGGTAAAGGTAATCAGGTTGACTTAAAAGGATTGTATTACACCGGCGGAGCTAATCCGGGTACTATGGATATGAACCTGGATATTGTAAACCTAAGCATGAAAAGTATTGAAGGCTTCAGTTTTGGCAATATCAGGCGGGCAACCGGTAATATTACCGGCGGACTGAAAATTACTGGTACTACCAGTGCGCCTAATGTACGCGGCGATGTTAAATTTAACCGGGTTGGCTTCAACGTGTCAATGCTTAACTCATACTTTACGATGCCTAACGAAAGTATAAGCTTTAACAACGAAGGTATACGTTTTAATGATTTTACGCTGGTTGACTCTACCGGAAACAAAGCTGTGGTTACAGGTGCGGTTTACACCAAAACTTACACCGACTTTAGCTTTGGCATTGACATGCGCATGGACAATTTCAGGGCTGTTAACTCTACACGTGCGGACAACAAGCTTTTTTATGGTCAGTTGTATGTGGATAGCCGGGTTAAGATCCGCGGCGACATGAGCAAGCCTATTGTGGACGCCAGCCTTACCGTAAACGACAAAACCGACATGACCTTTGTGCTGCCCACTACCGACCCCAGCATTGAAGACCGGAAAGGCGTGGTAGAATTTGTGAGCAAGGAACCTAATCTCGATTCGATATTGGTAGCTAAGCAGCTTGACTCGCTGCGTAAATCGGAAGTGACGGGGTTAGATTTAAATGCCACGTTAAAAGTGAGTAAAAATGCCAATTTCAACATCGTAATAGATGACCGCAACGGTGACGTGGTGCATATTAAAGGTGATGCACAGTTAAGCGCGGGTATTGATCCAAGCGGTAAGATTAACTTAACAGGCACCTATGTGGTTGACCAGGGCTCTTATCAGTTATCATATGGTCCGGTAAGTCGTTTGTTTAGGTTTAAACGGGGCAGCAGCATAGTTTGGAATGGCGACCCTACTAATGCCACAGTTGACTTAACCGCTATTTATGTAGCCAACGTACCTCCTATTGATTTGGTTGAAGATTACTCGAGCGGAACAGATGCAGCAAGCACCGTTTACAAGCAACGCCTTCCGTTTAATGTGAATTTAAACATGAAGGATCAGTTGCTAACGCCTAAAATAAGCTTTGATATCGTATTGCCTGACAGCAATTATACAGTGCCGCAAACGGTAGTTGATGCAGTGAACACCCGCTTAACACAAATTAGGCGTGACCCTAACGAGATGAACAAACAGGTATTAGGCGTATTGGTGTTAGGGCACTTTGTGGGTGATAATCCGTTTGAAAGCCAGGGTGGCAGCGGAGGTGTTGAAGGCACTATTCGCAATAGCGTAAGCAGCTTACTATCCAGCCAGCTAAACAAACTGGCCGGTAACATGATAGCAGGTTTCGATTTAAATTTCGACCTGCAATCGGGCCAAGACTATTCTACCGGGGTAGAGCAAAACCGAACGGATTTAAACGTGGGTTTATCTAAACGCTTCCTGAACGACAGGCTGACGGTAACTGTGGGTAACAACTTCCAGTTAGAAGGCCGTCAACAACCTGGGCAGCGCTCAAGTACCATAGCGGGCAATGTGTCGGTAAATTACCGCCTTACTAAAGACGGCCGGTATATGCTGCGTGCTTACCGCCGCGACCAGTACATGGTGATACAGGGACAGGTAATTGAAACCGGCGTTGGCTTCACCCTTAATGTTGATTACAACCGGTTTAAGGAGATATTTTCTAAGAACAACCGTGAAGAAAAAGCTGCGCTGAGACAAAAGAAACGCGAAGAAAAAGAGCAGAAAGAACAACAACAACAAAAAGAAAAAGAATTACAGCCTGCCGATCAGCCGAAGCAGACTACCGATTCGACCAAAAGAACCGATGACTAA